Proteins found in one Corynebacterium canis genomic segment:
- a CDS encoding shikimate 5-dehydrogenase — protein MVNIIDRETQLCISLAARPSNHGVRFHNWLYAQLGLNFVYYAVAPTDIAQAVAGIRGLGIRGAGVSMPYKAQVIPLIDALHPSAERLHSVNTIVNTDGHLKGYNTDYIAVAALLDKHGVDKRHEVAVRGSGGMASAVVAALADHGLRGTIVARNAETGTALAHKHGWRCAAEVPEEATMLVNVTPLGMAGADADVQSFSDAQIRNATCVFDVVAYPVRTPLIQAAERLGVATINGGEVIALQAAEQFALYTGVRPTDAQVIAAEEYAQQ, from the coding sequence ATGGTGAACATTATTGATCGGGAAACTCAATTGTGCATTTCCCTGGCCGCGCGGCCTTCCAACCATGGGGTGCGTTTCCATAATTGGTTGTACGCGCAGCTCGGCTTGAATTTTGTGTATTACGCCGTGGCCCCTACCGATATTGCGCAGGCCGTGGCGGGTATTCGCGGCTTGGGCATCCGCGGGGCCGGCGTTTCCATGCCGTATAAGGCGCAGGTGATTCCGCTTATCGACGCCCTGCACCCCTCCGCCGAGCGTTTGCATTCCGTGAACACGATCGTCAACACCGATGGGCATTTGAAGGGCTATAACACGGACTACATCGCGGTGGCCGCATTGCTGGATAAACACGGCGTCGATAAGCGGCATGAGGTGGCCGTACGGGGGTCGGGCGGCATGGCTTCGGCGGTGGTGGCGGCGCTTGCGGACCATGGGCTGCGGGGCACCATCGTCGCGCGCAACGCGGAAACGGGCACGGCGCTGGCGCACAAGCACGGTTGGAGGTGCGCGGCGGAGGTGCCGGAGGAAGCAACGATGCTGGTCAACGTTACCCCGCTCGGCATGGCTGGCGCGGACGCCGACGTGCAATCGTTTTCCGACGCCCAGATCCGCAACGCCACCTGCGTCTTTGATGTGGTAGCCTACCCCGTGCGTACGCCATTGATTCAGGCAGCCGAGCGGCTCGGAGTGGCTACAATCAACGGTGGCGAGGTGATTGCTTTGCAGGCGGCGGAGCAATTCGCCTTATACACCGGGGTTCGCCCCACCGATGCGCAGGTGATTGCCGCGGAGGAATACGCCCAACAATAA
- a CDS encoding ABC transporter ATP-binding protein codes for MRQFWAILAPHWRMGLWAMLATVGVTAAELAIPLITGNIVDLAVGRESARVFAGLGPVGSATLILVLMAVFRWACQFLRRYTAGRLSFDVQHGLRLRLLDTLLGLDGPAQDKIRTGQVVSRSISDVQSIQGLVAMLPLAAGNVLLLVITLVLMVSLSWPLALASLIWLPAIAWLARHSKRPIMRATNAAQQQAADLATHVEQTIVGIHVVQGFAQQPREVDAVARAAVLLYHARLAAARVLASFQPLLEQLPQAALVATIVVGGWMATQGLVSIGVFVAFSMYVSRLTGAVRMIGNLTVRLHSGLASVHRVCEITDLRPELPVGTRAVPEGPLELSFAGVHFGDALRGFSLTIPAGKCVVAVGPPAGGKTMAVQLAARFYDPDAGAVRLNGIDLRELDRTQLRNAMAVVFDEAFLFEASVRENLTLGAAVSDAELWRVLHIAQAAEFVRELPDGLDAPIGERGVTLSGGQRQRLALARALLRRPRLLILDDATSAIDAATESRIFAALEQEFANTTVFAITHKHSMVHLADSVAVVDSGRVTAFATPAEQAWQLPEFLAVMDAAGAPADSASAGAALEPADSAQAGAVALGDPGWDASLPAAEVLPEGPLPAPVTVPVPFSLLPFVRQVRAGIIGIIALLLAGVGADLAFPSLVRYAVDQGVGNGDRRALVIVAIGGGVLVVGAWLVGFLRTKLAAQVGERLLYALRVKTYKHVLDLDLAYFERTRTGSILTRMTTDIDTLSNFLQNALAQSIVAAATLVGVAVMLLVTSPTLALVALAAIPLVVLATVVFRRITARLYTQAREELSAMNAEFHEAISGLRTVQMHGAEPQTLQHFERSCEKYRRTRIRSQIAVAIYFPGAQAIGQLSRATVIGVGATLVLRGDISAGVLIAFVLYMSLLFEPIQELSQIFDAYQQAKVGLRRIAELLSEQPQVGSSGEVAASISKNDEEQAVRRAMRGELRLEHVSFSYGGAPVLRNLNVTLRPGTTVALVGHTGAGKTTVMKLLARFYDPTEGCIRASGTDLRNIRLPLWRSGLGIVPQEPHLFAGTIAENIAYGRPHAEPTEIISAARRVGALESIAEIEGNFQYRIGEHGRGLSAGQRQLIALARAELVEPQLLLLDEATATLDPATERAVLEAAHRVTTPRTSVVVAHRLATAAQADRILVLQRGYIIEDGTHAELLANEGSYASMWRAHQ; via the coding sequence ATGCGGCAATTCTGGGCAATCCTCGCGCCACATTGGCGCATGGGGCTGTGGGCGATGCTGGCTACCGTGGGCGTGACCGCCGCGGAGCTAGCGATCCCCTTGATTACCGGCAATATCGTCGATCTTGCCGTCGGGCGGGAATCCGCACGCGTGTTCGCCGGGCTGGGTCCGGTGGGCAGCGCCACGCTGATCCTGGTGCTGATGGCGGTGTTTCGGTGGGCCTGCCAATTCCTGCGCCGCTACACCGCCGGGCGGCTCTCCTTTGACGTCCAGCACGGCCTTCGGCTCCGCCTGCTGGACACACTGCTGGGGTTGGACGGGCCGGCGCAGGACAAGATCCGCACCGGGCAGGTGGTCAGCCGTTCGATTTCGGACGTGCAATCGATCCAAGGGCTGGTGGCCATGCTGCCCCTGGCCGCGGGCAATGTGCTGCTCTTGGTGATCACGCTGGTGCTCATGGTTTCCCTGTCCTGGCCGCTGGCATTGGCCAGCCTGATCTGGTTGCCCGCGATCGCCTGGCTGGCGCGCCATTCCAAACGCCCCATCATGCGCGCCACCAATGCCGCGCAGCAACAGGCGGCGGACCTGGCCACGCACGTAGAACAAACGATCGTGGGCATCCACGTGGTGCAAGGGTTCGCCCAACAGCCCCGGGAAGTCGACGCCGTGGCCCGCGCCGCCGTGCTGCTCTACCACGCCCGGCTGGCGGCAGCCCGCGTGCTCGCCAGCTTCCAACCGTTGCTCGAACAATTGCCCCAAGCCGCCCTGGTGGCCACCATCGTGGTGGGCGGCTGGATGGCCACGCAAGGCTTGGTGTCCATCGGGGTGTTCGTGGCCTTTTCCATGTATGTCTCCCGGCTCACCGGTGCCGTGCGGATGATCGGCAACCTGACGGTTCGCCTGCACAGCGGGCTGGCCTCCGTGCATCGGGTCTGCGAAATCACCGATCTGCGCCCCGAGCTGCCCGTGGGCACGCGCGCGGTGCCGGAAGGCCCGCTCGAGCTTTCCTTTGCCGGGGTGCATTTCGGGGACGCGCTTCGCGGGTTTAGCCTGACCATCCCCGCCGGGAAATGCGTGGTGGCCGTGGGCCCGCCCGCAGGCGGCAAAACCATGGCCGTGCAATTGGCGGCCCGGTTCTACGATCCGGACGCCGGGGCGGTGCGGCTCAATGGCATCGACCTGCGCGAGCTGGATCGCACACAGCTGCGAAACGCTATGGCGGTGGTGTTTGATGAAGCCTTTTTGTTCGAAGCCTCCGTACGCGAAAACTTGACCCTGGGCGCGGCCGTTTCGGATGCCGAACTCTGGCGGGTGCTCCACATCGCGCAGGCGGCGGAATTCGTGCGTGAACTACCGGACGGATTGGACGCTCCGATCGGGGAACGCGGCGTGACCCTCTCCGGCGGGCAGCGCCAACGCCTCGCCCTGGCGCGGGCCTTGCTGCGGCGACCCCGGCTGCTGATCTTGGACGATGCGACCTCCGCCATCGACGCCGCGACGGAATCCCGCATCTTCGCGGCACTCGAACAAGAGTTTGCGAATACGACGGTGTTTGCGATTACGCACAAGCACTCCATGGTGCACCTCGCCGACAGCGTCGCCGTGGTGGATTCCGGCCGCGTCACCGCTTTTGCCACGCCCGCCGAGCAGGCCTGGCAGCTCCCCGAATTCTTGGCCGTTATGGACGCGGCAGGCGCGCCTGCGGACTCGGCTTCGGCGGGTGCGGCGCTAGAACCGGCGGACTCGGCCCAGGCGGGCGCTGTAGCGCTGGGCGACCCCGGATGGGATGCCTCGCTGCCCGCGGCCGAGGTGCTGCCGGAGGGCCCGCTGCCCGCTCCCGTGACGGTCCCGGTGCCCTTTTCGCTGCTGCCTTTTGTGCGGCAGGTGCGCGCCGGGATCATCGGAATTATCGCATTGCTCCTGGCGGGCGTCGGGGCGGATCTCGCCTTCCCCTCGCTGGTGCGCTACGCGGTGGACCAAGGCGTGGGCAATGGCGATCGGCGCGCGCTGGTGATCGTGGCCATCGGCGGCGGCGTGTTGGTGGTGGGGGCCTGGCTGGTGGGCTTCCTGCGCACCAAGCTCGCCGCACAGGTTGGCGAACGGCTGCTCTATGCCCTGCGCGTGAAAACCTATAAGCACGTCCTGGATTTGGATCTGGCGTATTTCGAGCGCACCCGCACGGGCAGCATTCTCACGCGGATGACCACGGACATCGACACATTGAGCAATTTCCTGCAAAACGCGCTGGCGCAGTCGATAGTGGCGGCCGCCACCCTGGTCGGCGTTGCGGTCATGCTGCTGGTCACCTCCCCCACGCTGGCATTGGTGGCGCTCGCCGCCATTCCGCTGGTAGTGCTGGCCACCGTGGTGTTTCGCCGGATCACCGCGCGGCTTTACACCCAGGCGCGCGAGGAACTCAGCGCGATGAACGCGGAATTCCACGAGGCCATCTCCGGCTTGCGGACCGTGCAGATGCATGGCGCGGAGCCGCAAACCCTCCAGCACTTCGAACGCAGTTGTGAGAAATATCGCCGCACCCGGATCCGCTCCCAGATCGCCGTGGCGATCTACTTCCCCGGCGCGCAAGCCATCGGCCAATTAAGCCGCGCCACCGTGATCGGCGTAGGCGCCACGCTCGTGCTGCGGGGCGATATTTCCGCCGGCGTGCTGATCGCCTTCGTGCTCTATATGAGCCTGCTCTTCGAACCCATCCAGGAGCTTTCCCAAATCTTCGACGCCTACCAGCAAGCCAAGGTTGGGCTCCGGCGCATTGCCGAGCTGTTGTCCGAACAACCGCAAGTTGGTTCGAGCGGTGAGGTGGCGGCGTCGATAAGCAAAAACGACGAGGAACAGGCCGTGCGGCGCGCGATGCGGGGCGAGCTGCGGCTGGAACACGTCTCGTTTAGTTACGGGGGTGCGCCGGTGCTGCGCAACCTGAATGTGACGCTGCGGCCGGGCACAACCGTGGCGCTGGTCGGGCATACGGGAGCCGGAAAAACGACGGTGATGAAACTTCTGGCTCGGTTTTACGACCCCACCGAAGGGTGTATCCGCGCGTCGGGAACGGACCTGCGCAACATTCGGCTACCCCTGTGGCGTAGCGGACTCGGCATTGTACCCCAAGAACCACACCTTTTTGCGGGTACTATCGCGGAAAATATTGCATATGGGCGCCCGCACGCCGAACCAACCGAAATTATCAGCGCCGCACGCCGCGTCGGAGCGTTGGAAAGCATCGCGGAAATCGAAGGAAATTTCCAATACCGGATAGGCGAACATGGGCGCGGATTGTCCGCCGGCCAGCGGCAACTCATCGCACTAGCGCGCGCAGAACTGGTCGAACCACAACTCCTGCTACTCGACGAAGCGACCGCCACATTAGACCCCGCAACCGAACGCGCCGTGCTCGAGGCCGCACACCGCGTGACGACGCCGCGAACGTCGGTCGTAGTGGCGCATCGACTGGCCACCGCGGCACAAGCGGACCGCATTTTAGTCCTGCAACGTGGGTATATTATCGAAGACGGTACCCACGCGGAATTACTTGCGAACGAGGGTTCGTATGCGTCCATGTGGCGCGCCCACCAGTAG